The genome window CGATCAGGAGTGCAGCGCCCAGCACCTTGTCGACCGCGTTGTGCCGCCCGATGTCCGTCTGGATATGGAGCAGTCGCTCACCGTCACACAGTGCGGCAACATGGACACCCCCGGCCGGGTGCCGCTGATCGCCTGCACGGAACAGCTCCCGCAACATCTCGTGCAGTGCTTCCTGTGGCGGCGGATGTGGATGTGCGCGGCGATCCCGGCTCAGCGTTTCGTGCGCTTCGGCAGGACGCACCTGCGCGTGCAGCACGATCGTGTCGTCGCGCTCGGTCACGTCGATGGCAGCGACACGCCGCCCCCCGAGCACACCCTCCGAGAGCAG of Longimicrobiales bacterium contains these proteins:
- a CDS encoding formate dehydrogenase accessory sulfurtransferase FdhD produces the protein MVSRYAVEERRFILRVDSERSFEGTCSPGALHALAAGRLLSEGVLGGRRVAAIDVTERDDTIVLHAQVRPAEAHETLSRDRRAHPHPPPQEALHEMLRELFRAGDQRHPAGGVHVAALCDGERLLHIQTDIGRHNAVDKVLGAALLI